Proteins from one Mycobacterium sp. HUMS_12744610 genomic window:
- a CDS encoding TetR family transcriptional regulator has product MNSRTPGSRPRGSGRERSRDSPSREERKQATRRAIIDAALKLLGDRSFSSLSLREVTREAGIVPAAFYRHFESMEALGLVLIDESFRSLRDTLRAARAGRFDPNRVIESSVEILIGSVAERREHWRLIGRERNSGLSVLRYAIRTEIRLITSELATDLARFPGLNAWSTEDLNVLATLFVNAMIAIAEAIEDAQSAEALEEIRRIAVKQLRMIAVGIAGWRSSP; this is encoded by the coding sequence GTGAACAGCCGTACGCCTGGCTCACGGCCGCGGGGTTCCGGACGCGAACGCTCCCGCGACAGCCCGTCGCGCGAGGAGCGCAAGCAGGCCACCAGGCGCGCCATCATCGACGCGGCGCTCAAGTTGCTGGGAGACCGCAGCTTCTCCAGCCTGAGCCTGCGCGAGGTCACCCGCGAGGCCGGGATCGTGCCGGCGGCGTTCTACCGTCACTTCGAGTCGATGGAGGCGCTCGGCCTGGTGCTGATCGACGAGTCGTTCCGTTCGCTGCGCGACACGCTGCGCGCGGCGCGCGCCGGCAGGTTCGACCCCAACCGGGTGATCGAGTCGTCCGTCGAGATCCTGATCGGCAGCGTCGCCGAGCGCCGCGAACACTGGCGCCTGATCGGCCGCGAGCGCAACAGCGGGCTGAGCGTGCTGCGCTACGCCATCCGCACCGAGATCCGCCTGATCACCTCGGAGCTGGCCACCGACCTGGCCCGCTTCCCGGGGCTCAACGCCTGGAGCACCGAGGATCTCAACGTGCTGGCCACCTTGTTCGTCAACGCGATGATCGCCATCGCCGAGGCAATCGAGGACGCGCAGAGCGCCGAGGCGCTGGAAGAGATCCGGCGCATCGCCGTCAAACAGCTCAGGATGATCGCCGTCGGCATCGCCGGCTGGCGGAGCAGCCCCTGA
- a CDS encoding MarR family winged helix-turn-helix transcriptional regulator — translation MGGVTTRSALAADVTRAVGRFRRHLRRSAGTGYAPGQLPESQAELLRLIARRPGISVNEAAAELGLVPNTASTLVSKLVGAGLLDRHVDPRDRRVGRLHLAEPAQQVMDASAAARRALVAELLDKLDDAEIASLAEGLAVLERMTTMLQEKSI, via the coding sequence ATCGGAGGGGTGACAACCCGTTCCGCCCTCGCCGCCGACGTGACCCGTGCCGTCGGCCGGTTCCGCCGCCACCTGCGGCGCTCCGCCGGGACCGGCTACGCCCCCGGGCAACTGCCGGAGTCCCAGGCCGAACTGCTGCGGCTGATCGCCAGGAGGCCGGGGATCTCGGTCAACGAGGCCGCCGCCGAACTCGGCCTGGTGCCCAACACCGCCTCCACCCTGGTGTCGAAGCTGGTCGGTGCGGGGTTGCTGGACCGCCACGTCGATCCCCGCGACCGGCGCGTCGGCCGGCTGCATCTGGCCGAACCGGCCCAGCAGGTCATGGACGCCTCGGCCGCGGCCAGGCGCGCCCTGGTCGCCGAGTTGCTCGACAAGCTCGATGACGCCGAGATCGCTTCGCTGGCAGAGGGTTTGGCGGTCCTGGAGAGGATGACCACGATGCTGCAGGAGAAATCGATATGA
- a CDS encoding MaoC family dehydratase: MRIFESVAELTAATGETIGQSDWVTITQEDVNLFADATGDHQWIHVDPERAAAGPFGTTIAHGFMTLALLPRLQHQMYTVKGIKLAINYGLNKVRFPAPVPVGSRVRAQSSLVSVDDLGDGAAQATVSTTVEIEGAPKPACVAESIVRYIS; the protein is encoded by the coding sequence ATGCGCATCTTCGAATCAGTAGCCGAACTCACCGCCGCGACGGGTGAGACCATCGGGCAGAGCGACTGGGTGACGATCACCCAGGAAGACGTCAACTTGTTCGCCGACGCGACCGGCGATCACCAGTGGATCCACGTCGACCCCGAGCGCGCGGCCGCCGGGCCATTCGGCACCACCATCGCCCACGGGTTCATGACCCTGGCGCTGCTGCCGCGGCTGCAGCACCAGATGTACACGGTCAAGGGCATCAAGCTCGCAATCAACTACGGCCTCAACAAAGTTCGCTTTCCCGCCCCGGTCCCGGTGGGTTCCCGGGTGCGCGCGCAGAGCTCACTGGTCAGCGTCGACGACCTCGGCGACGGCGCCGCGCAGGCGACGGTGTCGACCACCGTCGAGATCGAGGGCGCACCCAAGCCGGCGTGCGTGGCCGAGAGCATCGTCCGCTACATCTCCTGA
- a CDS encoding ABC transporter permease yields the protein MSLEQQAPARLLRAPRGWQRVAATWGNVGAFAIVELQKLRHDRTELLTRTVQPALWLLIFGTTFSHLRVIDTGSVSYLAFLAPGIIAQSALFISIFYGIQIIWDRDAGVLAKLMVTPAPASALIAGKAFAAGVRSVAQVVGVLAVAYAMRVGLTVNPLRILAAMGVVMLGAAFFACLSMTLAGLVRSRDRLMGIGQAITMPLFFASNALYPASVMPGWLHALSVVNPLSYEVNALRALLIGAPFDLLDLVVLVVAPMLGIAMAATLLRRLVA from the coding sequence GTGTCGCTTGAGCAGCAGGCCCCCGCGCGGCTGCTGCGCGCGCCGCGCGGATGGCAACGGGTCGCCGCGACATGGGGCAATGTGGGCGCCTTCGCGATCGTGGAACTGCAGAAATTGCGGCACGACCGCACCGAACTGCTGACGCGGACGGTGCAACCGGCGCTGTGGCTGCTGATCTTCGGCACCACGTTCAGCCACCTGCGCGTCATCGACACCGGGTCGGTGTCCTACCTGGCCTTCCTGGCGCCGGGGATCATCGCCCAATCGGCGCTGTTCATCTCGATCTTCTATGGGATACAGATCATCTGGGACCGCGACGCCGGTGTCCTGGCCAAGCTCATGGTGACTCCGGCGCCCGCGTCGGCGCTGATCGCCGGTAAGGCGTTCGCGGCCGGGGTGCGCTCAGTCGCCCAGGTCGTCGGGGTGCTGGCGGTGGCCTACGCCATGCGCGTCGGGCTGACCGTCAATCCGCTGCGGATCCTGGCGGCCATGGGGGTCGTCATGCTCGGCGCCGCGTTCTTCGCGTGCCTGTCGATGACGCTGGCCGGGCTGGTCCGGAGCCGCGATCGCCTGATGGGCATCGGCCAGGCCATCACCATGCCCTTGTTCTTCGCGTCCAACGCGCTGTACCCGGCGAGCGTGATGCCCGGGTGGCTGCACGCGCTGAGCGTCGTCAACCCGTTGAGCTACGAGGTGAACGCTTTGCGGGCGCTGCTGATCGGCGCGCCGTTCGACCTCCTGGATCTCGTCGTGCTGGTCGTGGCGCCGATGCTCGGGATCGCCATGGCGGCAACGCTGTTGCGCCGCCTGGTCGCCTAG
- a CDS encoding fatty acid desaturase family protein encodes MPQNKITLTPDQAEAFGRELDALRDRVLADLGQKDADYIRRVIKAQRALEAGGRALLFLPPAWLVGTAMLGLSKILDNMEIGHNVMHGQYDWMRDPAISGRSFEWDTACPADQWRHSHNYMHHTYTNIVGMDRDIGYGILRMSEDQPWEPYFLGNPLYAFLLMVLFQYGVALHELETERIRAGEIRLADKREVLREIWKKTRRQTLKDYVAFPLLAGPFAPFVFAGNLSANLMRNVWSYMIIFCGHFPDGTQEFSVEETRDESRGMWYFRQVLGSANLTGGTIFHLLSGNLSHQIEHHLFPDLPARRYPEIAPEVQKICERYGIPYNRGPLLRQFGTVVRKIVRLTLPDAVLGRAGADKPAEQALVAA; translated from the coding sequence ATGCCACAGAACAAGATCACGCTGACCCCGGATCAGGCCGAAGCCTTCGGCCGCGAACTCGACGCGCTGCGAGACCGCGTCCTTGCCGACCTGGGCCAAAAGGACGCCGACTACATCCGTCGCGTCATCAAGGCCCAGCGGGCGCTAGAGGCCGGCGGGCGGGCCCTGCTGTTCCTGCCCCCGGCCTGGCTGGTCGGCACCGCGATGCTGGGCCTGTCGAAGATCCTCGACAACATGGAGATCGGCCACAACGTCATGCACGGCCAGTACGACTGGATGCGCGACCCGGCGATCTCCGGCCGCTCCTTCGAGTGGGACACCGCCTGCCCCGCCGACCAGTGGCGGCACTCGCACAACTACATGCACCACACCTACACCAACATCGTGGGCATGGACCGCGACATCGGCTACGGCATCCTGCGGATGAGCGAGGACCAGCCGTGGGAGCCTTACTTCCTGGGCAATCCGCTGTACGCGTTCCTGCTCATGGTGTTGTTCCAGTACGGCGTCGCCCTGCACGAGCTGGAAACCGAGCGCATCCGCGCCGGCGAGATCCGGCTTGCCGACAAGCGCGAGGTACTCCGCGAGATCTGGAAGAAGACCCGCCGCCAGACGCTCAAGGATTACGTCGCCTTCCCGTTGCTGGCCGGGCCGTTCGCACCGTTCGTCTTCGCCGGCAACCTCTCGGCCAACCTGATGCGCAACGTGTGGTCGTACATGATCATCTTCTGCGGCCACTTCCCTGACGGCACACAGGAATTCAGCGTCGAGGAGACCAGGGACGAGTCCCGCGGCATGTGGTACTTCCGGCAGGTCCTCGGTTCGGCGAACCTGACCGGCGGCACTATCTTCCACCTGCTGTCCGGCAACCTGTCGCATCAGATCGAGCACCACCTGTTCCCGGACCTGCCGGCCCGCCGCTACCCCGAGATCGCGCCTGAGGTGCAGAAGATCTGCGAGCGCTACGGCATCCCGTACAACCGGGGTCCGCTGCTGCGCCAGTTCGGGACCGTCGTCCGCAAGATCGTCAGGCTGACTCTGCCGGACGCGGTGCTGGGGAGGGCTGGGGCCGACAAGCCGGCCGAGCAGGCTCTCGTCGCGGCGTGA
- a CDS encoding acyl-CoA dehydrogenase family protein, whose amino-acid sequence MPVRRCTGERLATVWDFETDPEYQAKLDWVEKFMADELEPLDLVALDPYDKKNPETMAVLRPLQQQVKNQGLWAAHLRPELGGQGFGQVKLALLNEILGRSRWAPSVFGCQAPDSGNAEILALFGTDEQKARYLQPLLDGEITSCYSMTEPQGGSDPGQFVTAATRDGDDWVINGEKWFSTNAKHASFFIVMAVTNPESRTYDKMSLFIVPAETPGIEIVRNVGVGAESSRRASHGYVRYHDVRVPADHVLGGEGQAFMIAQTRLGGGRIHHAMRTIALARSAFDMMCERAVSRKTRHGRLADFQMTQEKIADSWIQIEQFRLLVLRTAWLIDKHHDYQKVRRDIAAVKVAMPQVLHDVAQRALHLHGALGVSDEMPFVKMLVAAESLGIADGATELHKMTVARRTLREYQPVTTPFPSAHIPTRRAEAQARLAERLEHSIAEF is encoded by the coding sequence ATGCCGGTGCGGCGCTGCACCGGGGAACGGCTGGCGACGGTGTGGGACTTCGAAACGGACCCGGAATACCAGGCGAAGCTCGACTGGGTCGAAAAGTTCATGGCCGACGAACTCGAACCGCTGGACCTTGTCGCCCTCGATCCCTACGACAAGAAGAACCCCGAGACGATGGCGGTCCTGCGGCCGTTGCAGCAGCAGGTCAAGAACCAGGGGCTATGGGCCGCCCACCTGCGGCCCGAACTCGGCGGTCAGGGCTTCGGCCAGGTCAAGCTCGCGCTGCTCAACGAGATCCTCGGGCGCTCGCGGTGGGCGCCGTCGGTGTTCGGCTGCCAGGCGCCCGACTCCGGTAATGCCGAGATCCTGGCGCTGTTCGGCACCGACGAGCAGAAGGCCCGCTACCTGCAGCCCCTGCTCGACGGCGAGATCACGTCCTGCTATTCGATGACCGAACCGCAGGGCGGTTCGGATCCCGGCCAGTTCGTCACCGCGGCCACCCGCGACGGTGACGACTGGGTGATCAACGGGGAGAAGTGGTTTTCCACCAACGCCAAGCACGCGTCGTTCTTCATCGTCATGGCCGTCACCAATCCCGAGTCGCGCACCTACGACAAGATGTCGCTGTTCATCGTCCCCGCCGAGACACCGGGCATCGAGATCGTGCGCAACGTCGGCGTGGGCGCCGAATCGTCCAGGCGAGCCAGCCACGGCTACGTCCGCTACCACGACGTCCGGGTGCCGGCCGATCATGTGCTGGGCGGCGAGGGCCAGGCCTTCATGATCGCGCAGACCCGGCTGGGCGGCGGCCGAATCCACCACGCAATGCGCACGATCGCGTTGGCGCGCAGCGCATTCGACATGATGTGCGAGCGCGCGGTGTCCCGCAAGACGCGGCACGGCCGGCTCGCCGACTTCCAGATGACCCAGGAGAAGATCGCCGACAGCTGGATCCAGATCGAGCAGTTCCGGCTGCTGGTGCTGCGCACGGCCTGGCTGATCGACAAGCATCACGACTACCAGAAGGTGCGCCGCGACATAGCCGCCGTCAAGGTCGCCATGCCGCAGGTGCTGCACGACGTCGCCCAGCGGGCCCTGCACCTGCACGGCGCGCTCGGCGTCTCCGACGAGATGCCGTTCGTCAAGATGCTGGTGGCCGCCGAGTCACTGGGCATCGCCGACGGTGCCACCGAGTTGCACAAGATGACGGTCGCCCGCCGCACGCTGCGCGAATACCAGCCGGTTACAACGCCTTTCCCGTCCGCGCACATACCGACCCGGCGCGCCGAGGCACAGGCCCGCCTGGCCGAACGCCTGGAGCACTCGATCGCCGAGTTCTGA
- the ag85C gene encoding diacylglycerol acyltransferase/mycolyltransferase Ag85C produces MKFVETVRGAAAGMPRRLAIAAIGAALLSGLVGAIGGSATAGAFSKPGLPVEYLEVPSPSMGRNIKVQFEYGGPHAVYLLDGLRAQDDYNGWDINTPAFEEYYQSGLSVIMPVGGQSSFYSDWYQPSQGNGQTYTYKWETFLTREMPAWMQANRNVSPTGNAAVGLSMSGGSALVLAAYYPQQFPYAASLSGFLNPSEGWWPTLIGLAMNDSGGYNANSMWGPSTDPAWKRNDPMLQIPRLVQNNTRIWVYCGNGTPSDLGGDNMPAKFLEGLTLRTNQQFQNSYLAAGGSNGTFNFPANGTHSWPYWNQQLVAMKPDIQHVLLTSAAPAPEAPAPAS; encoded by the coding sequence ATGAAGTTCGTGGAAACGGTGCGCGGCGCGGCGGCAGGTATGCCACGCCGGCTGGCTATCGCGGCTATCGGGGCTGCCCTGTTGTCCGGTCTCGTCGGTGCGATCGGCGGCTCGGCGACCGCGGGGGCGTTCTCCAAGCCGGGTCTTCCGGTCGAATACCTTGAGGTGCCGTCGCCGTCGATGGGCCGCAACATCAAAGTCCAGTTCGAATACGGCGGGCCGCACGCGGTGTACCTGCTCGACGGTCTGCGCGCCCAGGACGACTACAACGGCTGGGACATCAACACCCCGGCCTTCGAGGAGTACTACCAGTCCGGGCTGTCGGTGATCATGCCCGTCGGCGGCCAGTCCAGCTTCTACAGCGACTGGTACCAGCCGTCGCAGGGCAACGGCCAGACCTACACCTACAAGTGGGAGACCTTCCTGACCCGGGAGATGCCCGCGTGGATGCAGGCCAACCGCAACGTCTCACCGACCGGGAACGCCGCGGTGGGTCTGTCGATGTCGGGCGGTTCCGCTCTGGTCCTGGCCGCGTACTACCCCCAGCAGTTCCCCTACGCCGCCTCGCTGTCGGGCTTCCTGAACCCGTCGGAGGGCTGGTGGCCGACGTTGATCGGGCTGGCCATGAACGACTCGGGCGGCTACAACGCCAACAGCATGTGGGGTCCGTCCACCGACCCGGCGTGGAAGCGCAACGACCCGATGCTGCAGATCCCGCGCCTGGTGCAGAACAACACCCGGATCTGGGTCTACTGCGGCAACGGCACCCCGAGCGACCTCGGCGGCGACAACATGCCCGCGAAGTTCCTGGAGGGCCTGACCCTGCGCACCAACCAGCAGTTCCAGAACAGCTACCTGGCCGCGGGCGGGAGCAACGGGACGTTCAACTTCCCGGCCAACGGGACGCACTCGTGGCCGTACTGGAACCAGCAGCTGGTCGCGATGAAGCCCGACATCCAGCACGTGCTGCTCACCAGCGCGGCCCCCGCCCCCGAGGCGCCCGCGCCCGCGTCCTAG
- a CDS encoding sulfotransferase family protein, giving the protein MMSSMAPLCPLDADALHARASADTGLHDFGPDDYRERLAVYLAALREIDGLHEAGVVNFYGQLLQLLKNRLLLADLLRRHPEIDGLALQSPVVIAGLPRTGTTHLHNLLAAAPTFRTMPYWESVEPFPLPSEQGTEPDPRRARMDVAVGVINTVMPHLALMHEMTTDHVHEEIQLLANDFSTMLFETLAEVPRWREYYRVHDQTPHYRYLATQLKAMQFLRGGRRWLLKSPQHLEQVPVLDRVFGDSIVVFTHRDPVPVALSMIAMITYSARMHRTSVPVERIAASWVDRLEGMLTALVRDRDTIGPQRSIDVRFDDFIADELGVAERVYALAGEPFTEQARTAITGYLGGHRRGRLGNVETSAEMFGLSERDLRARFAPYVERFLA; this is encoded by the coding sequence ATGATGTCCTCGATGGCGCCGCTGTGCCCGTTGGACGCCGACGCGCTGCACGCCCGGGCCAGCGCCGACACCGGCCTTCACGACTTCGGCCCCGACGACTACCGCGAGCGGCTGGCCGTCTACCTCGCGGCGCTGCGGGAGATCGACGGCCTGCACGAGGCGGGCGTCGTCAACTTCTACGGGCAGCTGCTGCAGTTGCTCAAGAACCGGTTGCTGCTGGCCGACCTGCTGCGCCGGCACCCCGAGATCGACGGCCTCGCGCTGCAATCGCCGGTGGTGATCGCCGGGCTGCCCCGCACCGGCACCACCCACCTGCACAACCTGCTGGCGGCGGCGCCCACCTTCCGCACGATGCCGTACTGGGAGAGCGTCGAACCCTTTCCCCTGCCGTCCGAGCAGGGAACCGAGCCGGACCCGCGGCGCGCCCGGATGGACGTCGCGGTCGGGGTGATCAACACCGTGATGCCGCATCTCGCGCTGATGCACGAAATGACCACCGACCACGTCCACGAAGAGATCCAGTTGCTGGCCAACGACTTCTCGACGATGCTCTTCGAGACGCTCGCCGAGGTGCCGCGCTGGCGCGAGTACTACCGGGTCCACGACCAGACGCCGCACTACCGGTATCTGGCCACCCAGCTCAAGGCGATGCAGTTCCTGCGCGGCGGACGGCGCTGGCTGCTCAAGTCGCCCCAGCACCTCGAGCAGGTGCCGGTGCTGGACCGGGTGTTCGGTGACAGCATCGTGGTGTTCACCCACCGCGACCCGGTGCCGGTGGCGCTGTCGATGATCGCGATGATCACCTATTCCGCGCGGATGCACCGCACGTCGGTGCCGGTCGAGCGGATCGCGGCGTCATGGGTCGACCGGCTCGAGGGGATGCTGACCGCGCTGGTCCGAGACCGCGACACCATCGGCCCGCAACGCTCGATCGACGTCCGCTTCGACGACTTCATCGCCGACGAACTCGGCGTCGCCGAGCGGGTCTACGCCCTGGCCGGCGAGCCGTTCACCGAACAGGCGCGCACAGCGATCACCGGCTACCTCGGCGGGCACCGCCGGGGCCGGCTGGGCAATGTGGAGACCTCGGCGGAGATGTTCGGGCTGAGCGAGCGGGATCTGCGCGCGCGCTTCGCGCCGTATGTCGAGCGGTTCCTGGCGTAA
- a CDS encoding ferredoxin reductase — translation MFTQTTHTSGGTLARAFRKRVLGSDLLDLLTGPHGVDRYTELVDPTWTRGEARARVVDVRRTTPRSVTLTLAPNETFTTAHAVKAGQYVNLTVEIDGRRHTRCYSPANAEGAATLELTVGRHDGGLVSNYLYHRARRGMVVGLSGVGGDFVLPARRPRRILFVSGGSGITPVMAMLRTLVAEGHPDTPGAEVAFVHYARTPVDACYRDELAAPLPGVRVLHGYTRAGGGDLVGRCGPEHLAAAMPAPDAVFVCGPAALVETVREHCDNVYTESFVPPALDAPTTPSGGRITFSDSAIDVFDDGRPLLEQAESAGLAPASGCRMGICHTCTRRKSAGTVRNLVTGAVSTVPDDDVQICVSVPVGDVDIAL, via the coding sequence ATGTTCACTCAAACTACGCACACCTCCGGTGGGACCCTCGCCCGGGCGTTCCGGAAGCGAGTTCTGGGTTCCGATCTGCTCGACCTGCTCACCGGTCCGCACGGCGTCGACCGGTACACCGAGTTGGTGGATCCGACCTGGACGCGGGGGGAAGCCCGCGCCAGGGTCGTCGACGTCCGGCGGACGACTCCGCGCAGCGTCACCCTCACGCTCGCCCCGAACGAAACCTTCACCACCGCCCATGCCGTCAAGGCCGGTCAGTACGTCAACCTCACCGTCGAGATAGACGGCCGCCGGCACACCCGCTGCTATTCACCGGCCAACGCCGAAGGTGCGGCCACTCTCGAGTTGACGGTCGGTCGCCACGACGGCGGGCTGGTGTCCAACTATCTCTACCACCGTGCCCGCCGCGGCATGGTGGTCGGCTTGTCCGGGGTCGGGGGCGACTTCGTCCTGCCGGCCCGGCGACCGCGACGGATCCTGTTCGTCTCCGGCGGCAGCGGCATCACGCCGGTCATGGCGATGCTGCGCACCCTGGTCGCCGAGGGCCACCCGGACACGCCCGGCGCCGAGGTCGCGTTCGTCCACTACGCGCGCACCCCCGTGGATGCGTGCTATCGCGACGAGCTGGCCGCGCCGCTCCCCGGCGTGCGGGTGCTGCACGGCTACACCCGCGCGGGCGGTGGCGACCTCGTCGGCCGCTGCGGACCGGAACACCTCGCGGCAGCCATGCCGGCACCGGATGCGGTGTTCGTGTGCGGCCCGGCGGCCCTGGTCGAGACGGTCCGCGAGCACTGCGACAACGTCTACACCGAGAGCTTTGTGCCGCCCGCACTCGATGCGCCGACGACACCGTCGGGCGGGCGAATCACTTTCTCCGACAGTGCCATCGACGTCTTCGACGACGGCCGGCCGCTGCTCGAGCAAGCCGAGTCGGCCGGGCTGGCCCCGGCCAGCGGATGCCGGATGGGCATCTGCCACACCTGCACGCGGCGCAAGAGCGCCGGCACCGTGCGCAACCTGGTCACCGGCGCGGTCTCGACCGTCCCCGACGACGACGTCCAGATCTGCGTGTCCGTCCCGGTCGGCGACGTCGACATCGCGCTCTAG
- a CDS encoding ATP-binding cassette domain-containing protein translates to MSAPDIMAIDCRNLTCRYGDFTAVDGLSLQVRPGETMGLLGPNGAGKTTVVRVLTSLTPVRHGELHIFGLDARTQTVDIRSNIGYVPQQLSIEPALTGRQNVAWFARLYGVARAERTERVDQALQAMQLLDVANRPAATYSGGMVRRLEVAQALVNRPSLLVLDEPTVGLDPIARDGVWTQVRHMQAEFGMTVLLTTHYMEEADALCDRVALMHRGALQAVGTPGGLKSALSPQATLEDVFRHHAATELAGETTESGKPLREIRSRRKAAGRVA, encoded by the coding sequence ATGAGCGCGCCCGACATCATGGCGATCGACTGCCGCAACCTCACCTGCCGCTACGGGGACTTCACCGCCGTCGACGGCCTGAGCCTGCAGGTGCGGCCCGGCGAGACCATGGGACTGCTCGGCCCCAACGGTGCCGGCAAGACGACGGTGGTGCGGGTGCTGACCAGCCTCACGCCCGTCCGGCACGGCGAGCTGCACATCTTCGGGCTCGACGCGCGCACCCAGACCGTCGACATCCGCAGCAACATCGGTTATGTGCCGCAACAGCTTTCGATTGAGCCGGCGCTGACGGGCCGGCAGAACGTGGCTTGGTTCGCGCGGCTGTACGGGGTGGCCCGCGCCGAGCGGACGGAGCGTGTCGACCAGGCGCTGCAGGCCATGCAGTTGCTCGACGTCGCGAACCGGCCCGCGGCAACCTACTCCGGGGGCATGGTGCGCCGACTGGAGGTGGCCCAGGCGCTGGTCAACCGCCCGTCGCTGCTGGTGCTCGACGAACCGACCGTCGGCCTGGATCCGATCGCCCGCGACGGCGTCTGGACGCAGGTGCGGCACATGCAGGCCGAGTTCGGCATGACCGTGCTGCTGACCACCCACTACATGGAGGAGGCCGACGCATTGTGCGACCGCGTTGCGCTGATGCACCGCGGGGCGTTGCAGGCGGTGGGCACGCCCGGCGGGCTGAAGTCGGCCTTGTCCCCGCAGGCCACGCTCGAGGACGTTTTCCGCCACCACGCGGCCACCGAATTGGCCGGGGAAACAACCGAATCGGGCAAGCCGCTGCGCGAAATCCGCTCCCGCAGAAAGGCTGCCGGCCGTGTCGCTTGA
- a CDS encoding TetR/AcrR family transcriptional regulator — protein sequence MAVDFGRPRDPRIDGAVLRATVELLAETGYSGLSIAAIAQRAGTSKPAIYRRWPGKAHLVHEAVFPLGAATAIPDTGSLRHDLREMVRRTVAFLLTPAARAALPGLIGEMAADPTLHSALLERFADVIAGGLAGWLAGAATAGLVRADLTAAELAEAITGIALLGLLTRSRELGDAWIDRTTELLLKGISA from the coding sequence ATGGCAGTGGATTTTGGGCGCCCCCGTGACCCCCGCATCGACGGTGCGGTGCTGCGCGCGACCGTCGAACTGCTCGCCGAAACCGGATACTCTGGGCTGTCCATCGCCGCGATCGCCCAACGGGCCGGAACCAGCAAGCCCGCGATCTACCGGCGCTGGCCGGGCAAGGCACACCTGGTGCACGAGGCGGTGTTTCCGCTCGGCGCCGCCACCGCGATCCCCGACACCGGGTCGCTGCGGCACGACCTGCGCGAAATGGTTCGCCGCACAGTGGCTTTCCTGTTGACCCCGGCAGCCCGCGCGGCGCTGCCGGGTCTGATCGGCGAGATGGCGGCCGACCCGACGCTGCATTCGGCGCTGCTGGAGCGGTTCGCCGACGTCATCGCCGGTGGTCTCGCCGGCTGGCTGGCGGGCGCCGCGACCGCGGGCCTCGTGCGGGCCGACCTCACCGCCGCGGAGCTGGCCGAGGCGATCACCGGTATCGCACTGTTGGGCCTGCTCACCCGCTCCCGTGAACTCGGGGACGCGTGGATCGATCGCACCACCGAGTTGCTTCTGAAAGGAATCAGCGCATGA
- a CDS encoding metallophosphoesterase family protein, translated as MRLLLIADTHLPRRGHDLPARVWDEVDAADVVVHAGDWTSVELLDELQNRAARLLACWGNNDGPRLRARLPERADAVLDGLHVTVVHETGAAAGREARMSRLYPDSNLLVFGHSHIPWDTTTTTGLRLLNPGSPTDRRRQPHCTYMTATVTGGALTSVDLHKLER; from the coding sequence GTGCGGCTGCTGCTCATCGCCGATACCCACCTCCCGCGGCGCGGGCACGACCTGCCCGCCCGGGTGTGGGACGAGGTCGACGCGGCCGACGTCGTCGTCCACGCCGGCGACTGGACGAGCGTCGAGCTGCTCGACGAGCTGCAGAACCGGGCCGCCCGGCTGCTGGCGTGCTGGGGCAACAACGACGGACCGCGGTTGCGCGCGCGGCTGCCTGAGCGTGCCGACGCGGTGCTCGACGGCCTGCATGTCACGGTGGTCCACGAGACGGGCGCCGCGGCCGGGCGGGAGGCCCGGATGTCGCGGCTCTACCCCGACAGCAACCTGCTGGTGTTCGGCCACAGCCACATCCCCTGGGACACCACGACGACCACCGGCCTGCGGCTGCTCAACCCCGGCTCGCCGACCGACCGCCGCCGGCAACCCCACTGCACGTACATGACCGCGACCGTGACCGGCGGCGCCCTGACCAGCGTCGACCTCCACAAGCTTGAAAGATAG